One window of Hylemonella gracilis genomic DNA carries:
- a CDS encoding SDR family NAD(P)-dependent oxidoreductase — protein MKKLLHNRVAIVTGAGGGLGRAHALELARHGARVIVNDIAGATNGAAARAVVDDIRSVGGEAHLHLGDVTRAEDMQAMADQAMTAWGRIDILVNNAGILRDKTFAKMPLDDFRLVLEVHVMGAVNATKAVWAQMQNQQYGRIVMTTSSSGLYGNFGQANYGAAKMALVGFMQTLALEGMKRNIRVNCLAPTAATGMTHGVLPPEVLAKLAPEQVSPALVPLVVEDAPTRMIMLAGAGSFEAAHITMTQGIHIADEACADAGELLCDRLADVQDRSGELVPQSGWAQYEHELKKGMPEQELAS, from the coding sequence ATGAAAAAACTGCTGCACAACCGCGTCGCCATCGTCACCGGAGCCGGAGGCGGGCTGGGCCGCGCGCACGCCCTTGAACTCGCGCGCCATGGCGCCCGTGTGATCGTCAACGACATCGCGGGCGCCACCAATGGCGCGGCTGCGCGCGCTGTGGTGGACGACATCCGCAGCGTCGGTGGCGAAGCCCATCTGCACCTGGGCGACGTCACCCGCGCCGAGGACATGCAGGCGATGGCCGACCAGGCCATGACGGCCTGGGGCCGCATCGACATCCTCGTCAACAACGCCGGCATCCTGCGCGACAAGACCTTCGCCAAGATGCCGCTGGACGACTTCCGCCTGGTGCTGGAGGTGCATGTCATGGGCGCGGTCAACGCCACCAAGGCGGTGTGGGCACAGATGCAGAACCAACAGTACGGCCGCATCGTGATGACCACCTCGTCGTCCGGCCTGTACGGCAACTTTGGTCAGGCCAATTACGGTGCCGCCAAGATGGCCCTGGTCGGCTTCATGCAGACCCTGGCCCTCGAAGGCATGAAACGCAACATCCGTGTCAACTGCCTGGCCCCGACCGCCGCGACCGGCATGACGCATGGCGTGCTGCCGCCCGAGGTGCTCGCCAAGCTGGCGCCGGAGCAGGTCAGCCCGGCGCTGGTGCCTCTGGTGGTCGAGGACGCGCCCACCCGCATGATCATGCTGGCGGGCGCGGGCAGTTTCGAGGCAGCCCACATCACGATGACCCAGGGCATCCACATCGCGGACGAAGCCTGTGCCGATGCCGGCGAGCTGTTGTGTGACCGCCTGGCCGACGTTCAGGACCGCAGTGGTGAGCTTGTGCCGCAATCGGGCTGGGCGCAGTACGAGCACGAGCTGAAAAAAGGCATGCCCGAGCAGGAGCTCGCATCGTGA
- a CDS encoding LysR family transcriptional regulator — protein MNKKRAYSPTLKQLRAFVAVYRLGKLSAAASQLFITQPAVSLLIRQMEEGLGELLFDRTTRSLRPTSAAHEAVQMAERILRDLDTLGAGLQDLTELRRGRVTVVVTPTLAEILLPPVVRAFRAQFPDIRIVVDDCAPDQFYSRVMSEQTDFGIGAPERLSPGVELQTLLRDHLSLVCPRDHPLAQRRTLRWKDLEGLPVMTVRPGYGIRPLIELSAARAGVRLNVTQEVTFLSTALWMTRNGMEPILMPAAYLTDARDPDLVAKTLTAPKVSRDIHLVLKQGRSLSAAARQFIAVLRKTLAAG, from the coding sequence ATGAATAAAAAACGCGCCTACTCGCCCACGCTCAAGCAGTTGCGGGCCTTCGTCGCGGTCTACCGCCTGGGCAAGCTCAGCGCGGCGGCCTCGCAGCTCTTCATCACGCAACCGGCGGTGAGCCTGCTGATCCGGCAGATGGAAGAAGGCCTGGGCGAACTGCTGTTCGATCGCACCACGCGCTCGTTGCGGCCCACCTCCGCCGCGCACGAGGCGGTGCAGATGGCCGAGCGCATCCTGCGCGACCTCGACACCCTGGGCGCTGGCCTGCAGGATTTGACGGAGCTGCGCCGCGGGCGCGTCACCGTGGTGGTCACGCCCACGCTGGCCGAAATCCTGCTACCACCCGTGGTCCGCGCCTTCCGCGCGCAGTTCCCCGACATCCGCATCGTCGTGGACGACTGCGCGCCTGACCAGTTCTATTCCCGCGTGATGAGCGAGCAGACCGACTTCGGCATCGGCGCGCCCGAGCGCCTGAGCCCGGGCGTGGAACTGCAAACCCTGCTGCGCGACCACCTCAGCCTGGTCTGCCCGCGCGACCATCCCCTGGCCCAGCGCCGCACCCTGCGCTGGAAGGACCTGGAAGGCCTGCCCGTCATGACCGTGCGCCCGGGTTACGGCATCCGCCCGCTGATCGAGCTGTCGGCCGCGCGCGCGGGCGTGCGCCTCAACGTCACGCAGGAGGTGACCTTTCTCTCAACCGCCCTGTGGATGACGCGCAACGGCATGGAACCCATCCTCATGCCCGCGGCCTACCTCACCGACGCCCGCGACCCGGACCTCGTCGCCAAGACCCTGACCGCGCCCAAGGTCTCGCGCGACATCCACCTGGTGCTCAAGCAGGGCCGCTCGCTCTCGGCGGCGGCGCGGCAGTTCATCGCGGTGTTGCGCAAGACGCTGGCGGCGGGGTGA
- a CDS encoding carboxylesterase/lipase family protein, with protein sequence MNDTNGLVHAARFRLNWRTWGAWLPLAIALMLTQGCAHQADTATVTQRSTSVGSVLGVDQSASEGLYSWKGVPYAQPPVGALRWKAPADPQAWASVRRTQAFGPACVQTGRLYGPGLNNRYDATIGDTLGKTVGSEDCLYLNIWQPSKPSSPSGAPRPVIVWVYGGSNITGYTGDPVYDGGTLAKTADAVVVSVNYRLGIFGFLNLAPLKTGDVADDSGNFALLDIVKALEFVQRNIASFGGDPRQVTLMGESAGAVNIYALLTSPTVAARSTPLFHRLIALSGGISTAASMPAGSIAVVQPYALWAERGNALLVESLISDGTAADEAAAKAWIATRSPQQLAAYLRGKSADALLTTVRTRLAPRGMAAANVMPDGAIVASDPIAAIKAGRYVKVPVLAGNTRDEGKLFPSFFALRPSLGGVSGRLLDDAAVFSLAHRYQPDQSPTTTVEQWIPQPYLPVDTPKTGFNARSEELSRIWFMALRDDVLNALKSQQAGVWHYRFDWDELPAPFNDIYGAAHAFDLPFVFGNFGPSLYANISFTKANEPGRLALSNAMMRSVGMFARQGDPNDASLGLTWPRWPSSLRFDATPTDKRITAQ encoded by the coding sequence ATGAATGACACAAATGGACTTGTACACGCAGCCCGCTTCCGCCTGAATTGGCGCACCTGGGGTGCCTGGCTACCGCTGGCCATCGCGCTGATGTTGACGCAGGGCTGCGCCCATCAGGCCGACACGGCGACTGTCACGCAGCGTTCGACCTCGGTCGGCTCCGTGCTGGGGGTGGACCAATCCGCGTCAGAGGGGCTGTACAGCTGGAAGGGCGTGCCCTATGCCCAGCCGCCGGTGGGTGCCTTGCGCTGGAAGGCCCCGGCCGATCCGCAAGCCTGGGCTTCCGTGCGGCGCACCCAGGCGTTCGGCCCGGCCTGCGTCCAGACCGGGCGCCTGTATGGCCCCGGCCTGAACAACCGCTACGACGCCACCATCGGCGACACGTTGGGCAAGACGGTCGGTTCCGAAGACTGCCTCTACCTGAACATCTGGCAACCCTCCAAGCCGTCGTCACCGTCCGGCGCACCCCGCCCGGTCATCGTCTGGGTGTACGGCGGCAGCAACATCACGGGCTACACGGGCGATCCGGTCTACGACGGTGGCACGCTGGCCAAAACGGCCGATGCCGTGGTCGTCTCGGTCAACTACCGGCTCGGCATCTTCGGCTTCCTGAACCTGGCGCCGCTCAAGACGGGCGATGTCGCCGACGACTCCGGCAACTTTGCCTTGCTGGACATCGTCAAGGCGCTGGAGTTTGTCCAGCGCAACATCGCGAGTTTTGGGGGTGATCCCCGGCAAGTGACGCTGATGGGCGAGTCGGCGGGAGCGGTCAACATCTATGCGCTGTTGACGTCGCCCACGGTCGCAGCGCGGTCCACGCCCTTGTTCCACCGCCTCATCGCCCTGAGCGGTGGCATTTCCACGGCGGCCAGCATGCCCGCTGGGTCCATCGCGGTGGTTCAGCCCTATGCCCTGTGGGCCGAGCGAGGCAACGCCTTGCTGGTGGAATCGCTGATCAGCGACGGAACCGCGGCCGACGAAGCCGCCGCCAAGGCCTGGATCGCGACGCGCTCACCCCAGCAGCTCGCAGCCTACCTGCGCGGCAAGTCCGCCGACGCATTGCTGACCACGGTGCGCACCCGCTTGGCGCCGCGCGGCATGGCGGCCGCCAACGTCATGCCCGACGGTGCCATCGTCGCGAGCGACCCCATCGCCGCCATCAAGGCAGGGCGCTACGTGAAGGTGCCGGTGCTGGCCGGCAACACCCGTGACGAGGGTAAATTGTTCCCCTCGTTCTTCGCGTTGCGGCCCAGCCTGGGTGGCGTGAGCGGTCGCCTGCTGGACGACGCGGCCGTTTTTTCCCTCGCCCACCGCTACCAGCCCGACCAGTCGCCCACCACCACGGTCGAGCAATGGATACCGCAGCCCTACCTGCCGGTGGACACGCCCAAGACCGGCTTCAACGCGCGCAGTGAAGAACTCTCCAGGATCTGGTTCATGGCCTTGCGTGACGATGTGCTCAACGCGCTGAAGTCACAGCAAGCCGGTGTGTGGCACTACCGGTTTGACTGGGACGAGCTGCCGGCCCCCTTCAACGACATCTACGGCGCCGCGCACGCCTTTGACCTGCCCTTTGTGTTCGGCAATTTCGGCCCCTCGCTGTACGCCAACATTTCCTTCACCAAGGCCAATGAGCCCGGTCGTCTGGCCTTGTCCAACGCGATGATGCGCAGTGTGGGGATGTTCGCGCGCCAGGGCGACCCCAACGACGCCAGCCTGGGCCTCACCTGGCCGCGCTGGCCGTCCTCGCTGCGCTTCGACGCCACGCCCACGGACAAGCGCATCACTGCTCAGTGA
- a CDS encoding BPTD_3080 family restriction endonuclease, with protein sequence MSSEFFKKPILNSPYAYPGRHWELDPSGQPTQRIKDSRRRAEFITPIPKPKKLKGQVQQTELGLGSNVSDENQQYHSAIINGVRAEVDKWRAIPNPADWGVTPETARLLQHWRSHPFSGVRPFFCQVEAVETAIWLTEVAPNRGKVGQTFLDHLQSANDDANPGLMRLALKLATGAGKTTVMAMLIAWQTINAVRRPTSKKFTRGFLVVAPGLTIKDRLQVLQPHDPNSYYASRELVPSDMMTDLGKAKIVITNYHAFKLRERMELSKGGRLLLQGRGGEELNTLETEGQMLQRVMPELMGLSSVMVINDEAHHCYREKPKAETTETDDELSGDEKKEAEENNEAARLWISGLEAVNRKLSVTRVMDLSATPFFLRGSGYVEGTLFPWTMSDFSLMDAIECGIVKLPRVPVADNLPGASKDDLPVFRNLWENIRKDMPKKGRGKSEGLDPLKLPTRLQTALEALYGHYQLTYELWRKAGITVPPCFIVVCNNTSTSKLVYDYISGFQRQNADGTPTVVNGRLSLFRNFDDANQPLPRPRTLLIDSEQLESGEALDDNFRAMAGPEIEQFRHEILERGGKLADELKSGKELDDAAILREVMNTVGKPGRLGESIRCVVSVSMLTEGWDTNTVTHVLGVRAFGTQLLCEQVIGRALRRQSYDLNDEGLFNVEYADVLGIPFNFNAEPVVAPPQPPRDTVQVKAVKPDRDHLEIRFPRVEGYRVELPEERITAHFTEDSTLRLTPELVGPSRTHNAGIIGEGVDLDLKHLGDMRQPTLLMHLTKHLLSTQYRDPNGELKLHLFGQLKRIAKDWLDQHLICLGNTFPAQLMYLQLADMACEKITAAINRAHIEAGESYIRALLDPYNPVGTTRYVNFNTSKTTRWDTSGMSVGGPKCHLNWIITDSDWEAEFCRVAEAHPQVLAYVKNHNLGFEVPYLMAGEARRYRPDFILRVDDGHGPDKPLNLIVEIKGYRGEDAKVKKETMQVYWLPGVNALGTHGRWAFAEFSEVYAMQDDFAQEMARAFDQLVENSITAREAI encoded by the coding sequence GTGTCGTCAGAATTCTTCAAAAAGCCCATCCTCAACTCGCCATACGCCTATCCTGGGCGGCATTGGGAGTTGGACCCCAGTGGGCAACCTACCCAGCGCATCAAGGATTCCCGGCGTCGGGCTGAGTTCATCACCCCCATTCCCAAGCCCAAAAAGCTGAAGGGCCAGGTCCAGCAGACCGAACTTGGGCTGGGCAGCAACGTTTCGGACGAGAACCAGCAATACCACTCGGCAATCATCAACGGCGTGCGAGCCGAAGTGGACAAATGGCGCGCCATTCCTAATCCCGCCGATTGGGGCGTGACGCCCGAAACCGCCCGTTTGCTTCAGCACTGGCGTAGCCATCCTTTCAGCGGGGTGCGGCCTTTTTTCTGCCAGGTGGAGGCGGTGGAAACCGCGATTTGGCTGACCGAAGTTGCGCCCAACCGGGGCAAGGTGGGGCAGACCTTTCTGGATCACCTGCAAAGCGCCAACGACGACGCCAACCCTGGCTTGATGCGGCTGGCGCTCAAGCTGGCCACGGGTGCCGGCAAGACCACGGTCATGGCCATGCTCATCGCCTGGCAGACCATCAACGCCGTGCGGCGCCCCACCAGCAAGAAGTTCACACGCGGCTTCCTGGTGGTGGCTCCCGGCCTCACCATCAAGGACCGGCTGCAGGTACTGCAGCCGCATGACCCCAACAGCTACTACGCCAGCCGCGAACTCGTGCCCAGTGACATGATGACCGACCTGGGCAAAGCCAAGATCGTCATCACCAACTACCACGCCTTCAAGCTGCGCGAGCGCATGGAGCTGTCCAAGGGCGGGCGCCTGCTGTTGCAAGGTCGGGGTGGTGAAGAGCTCAACACGCTGGAGACCGAAGGCCAGATGCTGCAACGTGTCATGCCTGAACTCATGGGCTTGTCCAGCGTCATGGTCATCAACGACGAGGCCCACCACTGCTACCGCGAAAAGCCCAAGGCGGAAACCACCGAGACAGACGACGAACTTTCAGGCGACGAAAAGAAAGAAGCTGAGGAGAACAACGAAGCCGCTCGCCTGTGGATCTCTGGCCTGGAGGCCGTGAACCGCAAGCTGAGCGTCACGCGCGTCATGGACCTCTCGGCCACGCCCTTTTTTCTGCGCGGCTCGGGTTATGTGGAAGGTACCCTCTTCCCTTGGACCATGAGCGACTTCTCCCTCATGGATGCCATCGAATGCGGCATCGTCAAGCTTCCCCGTGTGCCTGTCGCCGACAACCTGCCCGGTGCCAGCAAGGATGATCTGCCGGTGTTCCGTAATCTATGGGAAAACATCCGCAAGGACATGCCCAAGAAGGGCAGGGGCAAGTCCGAGGGGCTGGACCCGCTCAAGTTGCCCACCCGCCTGCAGACCGCGCTGGAAGCTCTGTACGGCCACTACCAGCTGACTTACGAGTTGTGGCGCAAGGCGGGCATCACCGTGCCCCCTTGCTTCATCGTGGTGTGCAACAACACGTCCACATCCAAGCTGGTCTACGACTACATCTCTGGCTTTCAGCGCCAGAACGCCGACGGCACCCCCACTGTGGTCAACGGTCGCTTGAGCCTGTTCCGCAACTTTGACGATGCGAACCAGCCGCTGCCGCGCCCGCGCACCCTGCTGATCGACAGCGAACAGCTGGAATCCGGCGAGGCCTTGGACGACAACTTCCGCGCGATGGCGGGGCCGGAGATTGAGCAGTTTCGTCATGAAATCCTGGAGCGTGGCGGCAAACTGGCCGATGAGTTGAAGAGTGGCAAGGAGCTGGACGACGCGGCCATCCTCCGCGAAGTGATGAACACCGTGGGCAAGCCCGGCAGGCTCGGTGAATCCATCCGCTGCGTGGTCTCCGTCTCCATGCTCACCGAAGGGTGGGACACCAACACCGTGACTCACGTCTTGGGCGTGCGCGCCTTCGGTACCCAGTTGCTGTGTGAGCAGGTGATTGGTCGTGCCTTGCGCCGCCAGTCTTACGACCTCAATGACGAGGGGCTGTTCAACGTCGAATACGCCGACGTGCTCGGCATTCCCTTCAATTTCAATGCCGAGCCGGTCGTCGCCCCGCCGCAACCGCCACGCGACACGGTACAGGTCAAGGCCGTCAAACCCGATCGGGACCATCTGGAAATCCGATTCCCTCGCGTAGAAGGCTACCGGGTGGAGTTGCCCGAAGAGCGCATCACCGCGCATTTCACGGAAGATTCGACGCTTAGGCTCACGCCTGAACTGGTGGGGCCGTCCCGCACACACAACGCCGGCATCATCGGTGAAGGTGTTGATCTTGACTTGAAGCATCTGGGGGACATGCGGCAGCCCACGCTGCTCATGCACCTCACCAAGCATCTGCTCAGCACCCAGTACCGCGACCCCAATGGTGAGTTGAAGCTACACCTCTTCGGTCAACTCAAGCGCATTGCCAAGGACTGGCTGGACCAGCACCTGATCTGCCTTGGCAATACCTTCCCAGCCCAGCTGATGTACTTACAGCTGGCCGATATGGCCTGCGAGAAGATCACCGCAGCCATCAATCGGGCGCACATCGAAGCGGGCGAAAGCTACATTCGCGCCCTGCTTGACCCGTACAACCCGGTGGGCACGACCCGGTATGTGAACTTCAACACCTCCAAGACGACGCGCTGGGACACGAGCGGGATGTCGGTGGGCGGCCCCAAGTGCCACCTCAACTGGATCATCACCGACAGCGACTGGGAGGCTGAGTTCTGCCGTGTCGCCGAGGCTCATCCCCAAGTGCTGGCCTATGTGAAGAACCACAACCTTGGTTTTGAAGTGCCCTACCTCATGGCGGGCGAGGCGCGCCGTTACCGGCCGGATTTCATCTTGCGTGTGGACGATGGCCATGGGCCGGACAAGCCGCTGAACCTCATCGTCGAAATCAAGGGCTACCGGGGCGAAGACGCGAAGGTCAAGAAAGAGACGATGCAGGTGTATTGGCTGCCCGGCGTCAATGCCCTGGGCACCCACGGCCGGTGGGCCTTTGCCGAATTCAGCGAGGTCTATGCCATGCAGGACGACTTTGCCCAGGAGATGGCGAGGGCCTTTGATCAGCTGGTTGAAAACAGCATCACCGCAAGGGAGGCGATATGA
- a CDS encoding FAD-dependent oxidoreductase, whose translation MTNAYDADVLIAGSGPVGLTLAMDLAGRGLRVTVIEQRRYAEPPPVKCNHVSSRTMEQFRRLGVAAKLRAAGLPEDYPNDVVFRTRMTGIELTRIPIPCRRDRYTATGGPDTWWPTAEPPHRINQIYLEPILLDHAAALPGVTLRNRTQLLDFTQDADGVSARLRGLDSGEESTLRAPYLVGCDGGGSTVRKQMGTQLEGTALIQRVQSTHIRAPGLKALLPGEPAWCYYAVNPQRCGTVFAIDGQENWLVHNHLNVDEPEFDSVDRDASIRHILGVGADFEYEVVSKEDWVGRRLVAKEFRNGRVFIAGDAAHLWVPYAGYGMNAGIADALNLSWLLAARLQGWADEGILDAYQAERQPITEQVSRFVMNHAQQMIKARRAVPPDIEDPGETGQQSRALIGLEAYELNVQQFCCAGLNYGYFYQGSPILADDEEQAPGYTMGGFTPSTVPGCRTPHFWLDDGRSLYDALGPGYTLLRFDPRVDVTSLQTAAQARGLPLHVLDLQGETQLPEAYRHALLLCRSDQHVVWRGDALPAEPAELVEMLRGARARPAQARAA comes from the coding sequence ATGACCAATGCCTACGACGCCGATGTGCTGATCGCGGGGTCAGGCCCTGTGGGCCTGACCCTGGCCATGGACCTGGCGGGCCGGGGCCTGCGCGTGACCGTGATCGAGCAGCGCCGTTACGCCGAGCCGCCGCCCGTCAAGTGCAACCATGTGTCCTCGCGCACCATGGAGCAGTTCCGCCGCCTGGGCGTGGCGGCCAAGCTGCGCGCGGCCGGCCTGCCCGAGGACTACCCCAATGACGTGGTGTTCCGCACCCGCATGACGGGCATCGAGCTCACGCGCATCCCCATCCCCTGCCGGCGCGACCGCTACACGGCCACGGGCGGGCCCGACACCTGGTGGCCCACGGCCGAGCCGCCGCACCGCATCAACCAGATCTACCTGGAACCCATCCTGCTGGACCACGCGGCGGCCCTGCCCGGCGTGACCCTGCGCAACCGCACGCAGTTGCTGGACTTCACCCAGGACGCCGACGGCGTGTCCGCCCGACTGCGCGGCCTCGATAGCGGGGAGGAATCCACCCTGCGCGCGCCTTACCTCGTGGGTTGCGATGGCGGCGGCTCCACCGTGCGCAAGCAGATGGGCACGCAGCTCGAGGGCACGGCGCTGATCCAGCGCGTGCAGTCCACCCACATCCGCGCGCCCGGGCTCAAGGCCTTGCTGCCGGGTGAACCGGCCTGGTGCTATTACGCGGTCAACCCGCAGCGCTGCGGCACGGTGTTCGCCATCGACGGGCAGGAAAACTGGCTGGTGCACAACCACCTGAACGTGGACGAGCCCGAGTTCGATTCGGTGGACCGCGACGCCTCGATCCGCCACATCCTCGGCGTCGGCGCTGACTTCGAGTACGAGGTCGTCTCCAAGGAAGACTGGGTCGGGCGCCGCCTGGTGGCCAAGGAGTTTCGCAACGGCCGCGTCTTCATCGCGGGGGACGCGGCCCATCTGTGGGTGCCTTACGCGGGCTACGGCATGAACGCCGGCATCGCCGACGCGCTCAACCTGTCCTGGCTGCTGGCCGCGCGCCTGCAAGGCTGGGCCGACGAAGGCATCCTCGACGCCTACCAGGCCGAGCGCCAGCCCATCACCGAGCAGGTGTCGCGCTTCGTGATGAACCACGCCCAGCAGATGATCAAGGCGCGCCGCGCCGTGCCCCCGGACATCGAAGACCCGGGCGAGACCGGACAACAGTCACGCGCCCTGATCGGACTGGAGGCCTACGAACTCAACGTCCAGCAGTTCTGCTGCGCCGGCCTGAACTACGGCTACTTCTACCAGGGTTCGCCCATCCTCGCGGACGACGAAGAACAGGCCCCCGGCTACACCATGGGCGGCTTCACGCCCTCCACCGTGCCGGGCTGTCGCACGCCGCATTTCTGGCTGGACGACGGGCGCTCGCTCTACGACGCCCTCGGCCCGGGCTACACCCTGCTGCGCTTCGACCCCCGCGTGGACGTCACGTCCTTGCAGACCGCAGCCCAGGCGCGCGGCCTGCCGCTGCACGTGCTGGACCTACAGGGCGAAACGCAATTGCCCGAGGCCTACCGCCACGCCCTGCTGCTGTGCCGCAGCGACCAGCACGTGGTCTGGCGCGGCGACGCCCTGCCGGCCGAGCCCGCCGAACTGGTGGAGATGCTGCGCGGCGCGCGGGCAAGGCCGGCGCAGGCTAGGGCGGCTTGA
- a CDS encoding 3-hydroxyacyl-CoA dehydrogenase family protein: protein MDTTIKVTVIGAGLMGHGIGQVFARAGHTVVLSDPNPAVLDRALAQIRQNLADEGDEPGPVLGRITTDVSPTRAAVHADLVIEAVPERLALKQQLFEDVARAAPDHAILASNTSVIPITDIGARLSERARGRLLGTHWWNPPHLVPLVEVVRTAYTRVEVFEQMYLWLVAVGKRPVKVQRDVTGFIGNRLQHAMWREAIGLIEDGICDAEAIDTVVKNSFGLRGPVLGPMENADLVGLELTRDVHRVMFPALKTNAEPSPLLDQLIAQGHVGMKAGQGLRSWTTESADQLRLELDRHLRRMARS from the coding sequence ATGGACACAACGATCAAGGTAACCGTCATCGGCGCCGGCCTCATGGGGCACGGCATCGGACAGGTGTTTGCGCGCGCGGGTCACACCGTGGTGTTGAGCGACCCGAACCCGGCCGTCCTGGACCGGGCCCTGGCGCAGATACGCCAGAACCTCGCGGACGAGGGCGATGAGCCGGGGCCGGTCCTCGGGCGGATCACCACGGACGTCTCGCCGACGCGGGCGGCGGTCCATGCCGATCTGGTCATCGAGGCGGTGCCGGAGCGGCTGGCGCTGAAGCAGCAATTGTTCGAGGACGTGGCGCGTGCCGCGCCCGATCACGCCATCCTGGCGAGCAACACCTCCGTGATCCCCATCACGGACATCGGCGCCCGATTGAGCGAGCGCGCGCGCGGCCGGCTGCTCGGCACGCATTGGTGGAACCCGCCACATCTGGTGCCCCTGGTCGAGGTGGTGCGCACGGCCTACACGCGCGTGGAGGTCTTCGAGCAGATGTACCTGTGGCTGGTAGCCGTGGGCAAACGGCCCGTGAAAGTCCAGCGCGACGTGACAGGTTTCATCGGCAACCGGCTGCAGCACGCGATGTGGCGGGAAGCCATTGGCCTGATTGAAGACGGAATCTGCGACGCGGAAGCCATCGACACCGTGGTCAAGAACAGCTTTGGCTTGCGTGGCCCCGTGCTCGGCCCCATGGAGAACGCCGACCTCGTCGGCTTGGAGCTGACCCGTGATGTGCACCGCGTCATGTTCCCGGCGCTCAAGACGAATGCCGAGCCGTCTCCCCTGCTGGACCAGCTCATCGCCCAGGGTCACGTGGGCATGAAAGCCGGACAGGGCTTGCGCAGCTGGACCACCGAAAGTGCGGACCAGCTGCGCCTGGAGCTGGATCGGCATCTGCGCCGCATGGCGCGAAGTTAG
- a CDS encoding KTSC domain-containing protein, which yields MQSKTFTSGRFRRADYDETTQQLDLHRDDKTVLAYKQVPLEVFRRLCSAPNPTTYWEDRIAEEYPKGVAMGKSDGKGGSGEESEAAQKLRGLFGE from the coding sequence ATGCAAAGCAAGACCTTCACCAGCGGCCGTTTTCGCCGCGCCGATTACGACGAAACCACCCAGCAGCTGGACCTGCACCGCGACGACAAGACGGTGCTGGCTTACAAGCAGGTGCCGCTGGAAGTGTTTCGCCGGCTCTGCAGCGCGCCCAATCCGACCACGTATTGGGAGGATCGGATTGCGGAGGAATATCCGAAGGGGGTGGCGATGGGCAAGAGTGACGGCAAGGGAGGTAGCGGCGAGGAATCGGAAGCGGCGCAGAAACTCAGAGGGTTGTTTGGGGAGTAA
- a CDS encoding SDR family oxidoreductase yields the protein MSGPLQGQIAWVTGAGSGIGLAGAQALAAAGATVVLSGRRASVLETAAETVRAQGGKAEVEVLDVSDATAVSAVAARILARHAGRIDVLLNSAGTNTPKRFWRDQSVEGWRQVLATNLDSIFYTTHAVLPAMRARGGGLVINVSSWAGVHHPKLTGPAYNGSKHAVTAMTETINMEDGVHGIRACCICPAEVATPILDTRPVPPSAEERSRMLQPDDLGRTIRFIAELPPGVCINQLIISPAWNRMYVNDL from the coding sequence GTGAGCGGCCCGTTGCAGGGGCAGATCGCCTGGGTCACGGGGGCCGGCTCGGGCATCGGGCTGGCGGGCGCGCAGGCCCTGGCCGCAGCCGGTGCGACGGTGGTGCTTTCAGGCCGGCGGGCCTCCGTGCTCGAGACCGCAGCCGAGACCGTGCGTGCGCAGGGTGGCAAAGCCGAAGTGGAAGTGCTGGACGTGAGCGATGCGACGGCCGTCTCGGCGGTGGCGGCGCGCATCCTGGCCCGCCATGCGGGGCGCATCGACGTGCTGCTCAACAGCGCGGGCACCAACACGCCGAAGCGCTTCTGGCGCGACCAATCGGTGGAAGGCTGGCGCCAGGTGCTGGCCACCAACCTGGACAGCATCTTCTACACCACGCATGCCGTGCTGCCGGCCATGCGCGCACGCGGCGGCGGGTTGGTGATCAATGTTTCATCCTGGGCAGGCGTGCACCACCCCAAGCTCACGGGGCCGGCCTACAACGGCAGCAAGCACGCCGTCACGGCCATGACCGAAACCATCAACATGGAAGACGGGGTGCATGGCATCCGCGCCTGCTGCATTTGCCCGGCCGAGGTGGCTACGCCCATCCTCGATACCCGCCCGGTGCCGCCCAGCGCCGAGGAACGCAGCCGAATGCTGCAACCCGACGACCTGGGGCGCACCATCCGTTTCATCGCCGAGCTGCCGCCTGGGGTCTGCATCAATCAGCTGATCATCAGCCCGGCCTGGAACCGCATGTACGTGAACGACCTCTAG